One Salvia miltiorrhiza cultivar Shanhuang (shh) unplaced genomic scaffold, IMPLAD_Smil_shh fragScaff_scaffold_39, whole genome shotgun sequence DNA window includes the following coding sequences:
- the LOC131002941 gene encoding uncharacterized protein LOC131002941, which translates to MAQNTPTCMGNFARPIIEATNSAIVLPTAVRNYILKPNDANLLPLYHGMPSEDALNFIRDVCTQVQTFPLLNITEDQLTLKCFQYALKDRARSWLLSLPPNSITTWNEACEKFMLKYYPNHKTQELRTKIMEFTQEADEPFHEAWDRFQELLRQCPQHQLAPTMVSQFFYDGLGQTSQFIVDSTAGGNIARKTAEELNQIFQTLAESSQQKLVRGKRVEASAVSQNGDLQKQLASIMREVQQLKMSKMEPPPVPVQSVHPCGICGDLSHGVDQCNRMGEFTPEGQAEVYSAQGFQSRPDGQSRLQYGQSNNQGHQNFNGGWRGQQSYAPQPNNSQQYPPRYQQQGNFQRNQRFQNAQ; encoded by the coding sequence atggcgCAGAATACTCCGACTTGCATGGGCAATTTTGCGAGACCCATCATTGAAGCTACCAACTCTGCCATAGTTCTACCTACTGCAGTTCGCAACTACATCTTAAAGCCCAACGATGCCAATTTGTTGCCATTGTACCATGGGATGCCTAGTGAGGATGCGCTAAACTTTATTCGAGATGTTTGCACCCAGGTACAGACGTTCCCGCTCCTCAACATCACGGAGGACCAATTAACATTGAAGTGTTTTCAATATGCGCTGAAGGATAGAGCACGAAGTTGGTTGTTATCCCTACCGCCAAATTCGATCACTACTTGGAATGAAGCTTGCGAGAAattcatgctcaaatactatCCCAATCATAAGACGCAAGAACTTCGTACCAAAATTATGGAATTCACACAAGAAGCGGatgagccttttcatgaggcgTGGGACAGATTTCAGGAGCTATTACGGcagtgcccgcaacatcaacTTGCACCAACTATGGTGAGTCAATTCTTCTATGATGGATTGGGGCAGACTTCTCAATTTATAGTAGATAGCACTGCCGGAGGAAACATAGCCCGTAAGACCGCGGAGGAGCTCAACCAAATCTTCCAAACTCTAGCCGAGAGTTCTCAACAAAAGTTGGTTCGTGGTAAAAGGGTCGAGGCCAGTGCTGTATCACAGAATGGAGATTTGCAAAAACAATTGGCCTCAATTATGCGAGAAgtacaacagctcaagatgagcaagaTGGAACCGCCCCCTGTACCAGTGCAGAGCGTACATCCTTGTGGAATTTGTGGTGACCTTAGTCATGGAGTTGATCAATGCAACAGAATGGGCGAGTTCACGCCAGAAGGGCAAGCTGAAGTTTACTCTGCGCAAGGATTCCAGAGCAGACCAGACGGACAGAGCAGACTACAGTATGGGCAGAGCAATAACCAAGGCCATCAGAATTTCAATGGTGGATGGAGAGGACAGCAGTCCTATGCACCGCAGCCAAACAACTCCCAACAATACCCACCGAGGTACCAGCAGCAAGGGAACTTTCAGCGAAATCAACGATTCCAGAATGCACAGTAG